In Mercurialis annua linkage group LG6, ddMerAnnu1.2, whole genome shotgun sequence, the following are encoded in one genomic region:
- the LOC126686518 gene encoding probable inactive protein kinase At3g63330 isoform X5 translates to MDVVRALSNDTENYAYNLPQALPKVFSHQYGGPLHLYNDLNYCLHFEMTVGGAKDQCTNPEGFASFLGLLESIPFQDAGSNYGSTEYAMPDLRYVLKKRFGRGSYGEVWLAFYWNCHQDNDSSSWSVKNESMSSNSRPNANRRGSAHSTSHDCNAGTSDDDLLILKRIMVERGAAVYLSGLREKYFGEVFLNASRCLGDLLSDGIMTSLQEELQTDYDEQLQTNKSFFGFGNMLPNTFTMPGVSLEEGLNHIARYVESFESRSNEIWLVFRHEGVSLSKLIYTVEEIEHDADEEKVEVKRLQVLRPSKWWHWLKTTEAGKDEMRNLIWQLLMAIKSCHDRNITHRDIKPENMVICFEDKDTGKCLIGAPSGERSYITKMRIIDFGSAIDEFTVKHLYGSAGPSRAEQTYEYSPPEAFLNASWYQGPTELNLKYDMWSVGVVILELILGSPNVFQVSALTQALLDPHIGGWSENLKELAYKLRSFMELCILIPGSSSKREYTTGQGGASPASWKCSEDFFSQQIKSRDPLKLGFPNVWALRLVRQLLLWNPEDRLSVDDALRHPYFQPPND, encoded by the exons ATGGATGTGGTGCGAGCTCTAAGTAATGACACAGAAAATTATGCTTACAACCTACCTCAAGCTCTACCGAAGGTCTTCAGTCACCAATATG GAGGACCTCTACATTTGTATAACGACCTTAATTATTGCTTACATTTTGAGATGACTGTCGGTGGAGCTAAAGATCAATGCACTAATCCTGAAGGCTTTGCTAGTTTCCTTGGATTGCTTGAATCTATTCCATTTCAGGATGCTGGTTCAAATTATGGATCAACTGAGTATGCAATGCCTGATTTAAG ATATGTTTTAAAGAAAAGGTTTGGTCGAGGATCATATGGTGAAGTATGGCTAGCATTTTATTGGAATTGTCATCAAGATAACGATAGTTCAAGTTGGTCTGTAAAGAATGAAAGTATGTCATCTAATAGTCGTCCAAATGCAAATAGAAGAGGTTCAGCTCATAGCACTTCTCATGATTGCAATGCTGGTACTTCTGATGACGATCTGTTAATTTTGAAACGAATCATG GTGGAGAGAGGAGCTGCTGTTTACTTGAGTGGTCTACGGGAGAAGTATTTTGGTGAAGTTTTTCTAAATGCCTCCAGGTGTCTTGGAGACTTACTATCAGATGGAATCATGACTTCTTTACAAGAAGAGTTGCAAACAGATTATGATGAACAACTACAaacaaataaatcattttttggATTTGGGAATATGCTTCCAAACACATTTACAATGCCGGGTGTTTCTTTAGAAGAAGGTTTAAACCATATAGCGAGATACGTGGAGTCTTTTGAGTCAAGATCCAATGAAATTTGGCTTGTTTTCCGTCATGAAGGCGTTTCCTTGTCAAAATTGATATATACTGTGGAGGAAATAGAACATGATGCTGATGAAGAAAAGGTTGAAGTGAAACGTCTTCAGGTATTGCGTCCCTCAAAGTGGTGGCATTGGCTGAAGACAACAGAAGCAGGAAAAGATGAAATGCGTAACCTTATATGGCAGTTG tTGATGGCAATCAAGTCCTGTCATGACCGCAACATTACCCACAGGGACATCAAACCCG AAAACATGGTGATATGCTTTGAAGATAAGGACACTGGTAAATGCTTAATAGGAGCTCCCAGTGGAGAGAGGAGCTATATTACCAAAAT GCGCATTATTGACTTCGGTAGTGCAATTGACGAGTTtacggtgaaacatttatacGGGTCAGCAGGACCTTCTAG GGCTGAGCAAACTTATGAGTACTCTCCTCCAGAAGCGTTTCTTAATGCTAGTTGGTATCAAGGGCCAACGGAATTGAATTTAAA GTACGATATGTGGAGTGTTGGAGTTGTGATTTTGGAGTTGATTTTGGGATCACCAAATGTTTTTCAAGTAAGTGCTTTAACACAAGCACTTCTAGATCCACATATAGGGGGTTGGAGTGAAAATCTCAAGGAGCTTGCATACAA ACTTAGGTCTTTCATGGAGTTGTGCATCTTAATTCCTGGGAGTTCCTCAAAACGTGAGTACACGACAGGACAA GGTGGAGCTTCACCTGCTTCCTGGAAATGCTCTGAAGATTTCTTTTCACAACAAATCAAGAGCAGGGATCCACTGAAACTCGG ATTTCCAAATGTGTGGGCTTTGCGGTTAGTGCGCCAACTATTACTCTGGAATCCA GAGGATCGATTGAGTGTTGATGATGCTTTGCGGCATCCTTATTTTCAACCTCCCAATGATTGA
- the LOC126686518 gene encoding uncharacterized protein LOC126686518 isoform X4, which produces MVADGQILVANIGDSKAFLCSEKFQSPAEAKATLLRLYREQRREGAASPLRYRDNLKSATSNGLAHLIVEELTRDHHPDRDDEKFRLETFGGYVHEWGGVSRVNGQLAVSRAIGDVNFKRYGVTSAPEVTDWRRLTTNDTYLVVASDGLFEKLSLQNVCDILWDVSSHGIMRSELSSSCSLSLAECLVNTAFEKGSLDNVATVIVPLGSFGIPQNLPKERCLGEGDMHCSLKGLKKFTSEDSANDITSDLVQLTHGLPVRVKFDRLLVEGKHWNFGCYYLSENLNDMDVVRALSNDTENYAYNLPQALPKVFSHQYGGPLHLYNDLNYCLHFEMTVGGAKDQCTNPEGFASFLGLLESIPFQDAGSNYGSTEYAMPDLRYVLKKRFGRGSYGEVWLAFYWNCHQDNDSSSWSVKNESMSSNSRPNANRRGSAHSTSHDCNAGTSDDDLLILKRIMVERGAAVYLSGLREKYFGEVFLNASRCLGDLLSDGIMTSLQEELQTDYDEQLQTNKSFFGFGNMLPNTFTMPGVSLEEGLNHIARYVESFESRSNEIWLVFRHEGVSLSKLIYTVEEIEHDADEEKVEVKRLQVLRPSKWWHWLKTTEAGKDEMRNLIWQLLMAIKSCHDRNITHRDIKPENMVICFEDKDTGKCLIGAPSGERSYITKMRIIDFGSAIDEFTVKHLYGSAGPSRAEQTYEYSPPEAFLNASWYQGPTELNLKYDMWSVGVVILELILGSPNVFQVSALTQALLDPHIGGWSENLKELAYKLRSFMELCILIPGSSSKREYTTGQGGASPASWKCSEDFFSQQIKSRDPLKLGFPNVWALRLVRQLLLWNPEDRLSVDDALRHPYFQPPND; this is translated from the exons ATGGTAGCAGATGGTCAAATTTTAGTTGCCAATATTGGGGATTCAAAGGCCTTTTTGTGCTCTGAAAAGTTTCAGTCTCCTGCAGAAGCAAAAG CCACTTTATTAAGACTTTACAGAGAACAGAGGCGCGAGGGGGCTGCTTCACCTTTAAGATATCGTGACAACCTGAAATCAGCCACATCAAATGGACTGGCACATCTTATTGTTGAGGAATTGACTAGAGACCACCATCCAGATAGAGATGATGAAAAGTTTAGATTGGAAACTTTTGGCGGATATGTTCATGAATGGGGTGGTGTGTCTCGAGTAAATGGTCAATTGGCTGTTTCCCGAGCTATTGGCGATGTGAATTTTAAGAG ATATGGTGTTACATCAGCACCTGAAGTGACAGATTGGCGACGTCTCACCACAAATGATACATATTTGGTGGTCGCATCTGATGGCCTGTTTGAGAAGTTGAGCCTACAAAATGTCTGTGATATACTTTGGGATGTAAGCAGTCATGGTATCATGAGATCGGAGCTTTCTTCTTCATGTTCACTTTCATTAGCTGAATGCTTGGTTAACACTGCCTTTGAAAAGGGCAGCCTGGACAATGTGGCAACTGTAATTGTTCCATTAGGATCTTTTGGAATTCCACAAAATCTACCAAAGGAAAGGTGTCTTGGAGAGGGAGACATGCATTGCTCATTAAAAGGACTAAAGAAGTTCACGAGTGAAGATTCAG CTAATGACATCACTTCTGATCTCGTACAGTTGACACATGGACTTCCAGTTCGTGTAAAGTTTGACAGGTTATTG gTTGAAGGAAAACATTGGAATTTCGGATGTTATTATTTGTCTGAGAACCTTAATGACATGGATGTGGTGCGAGCTCTAAGTAATGACACAGAAAATTATGCTTACAACCTACCTCAAGCTCTACCGAAGGTCTTCAGTCACCAATATG GAGGACCTCTACATTTGTATAACGACCTTAATTATTGCTTACATTTTGAGATGACTGTCGGTGGAGCTAAAGATCAATGCACTAATCCTGAAGGCTTTGCTAGTTTCCTTGGATTGCTTGAATCTATTCCATTTCAGGATGCTGGTTCAAATTATGGATCAACTGAGTATGCAATGCCTGATTTAAG ATATGTTTTAAAGAAAAGGTTTGGTCGAGGATCATATGGTGAAGTATGGCTAGCATTTTATTGGAATTGTCATCAAGATAACGATAGTTCAAGTTGGTCTGTAAAGAATGAAAGTATGTCATCTAATAGTCGTCCAAATGCAAATAGAAGAGGTTCAGCTCATAGCACTTCTCATGATTGCAATGCTGGTACTTCTGATGACGATCTGTTAATTTTGAAACGAATCATG GTGGAGAGAGGAGCTGCTGTTTACTTGAGTGGTCTACGGGAGAAGTATTTTGGTGAAGTTTTTCTAAATGCCTCCAGGTGTCTTGGAGACTTACTATCAGATGGAATCATGACTTCTTTACAAGAAGAGTTGCAAACAGATTATGATGAACAACTACAaacaaataaatcattttttggATTTGGGAATATGCTTCCAAACACATTTACAATGCCGGGTGTTTCTTTAGAAGAAGGTTTAAACCATATAGCGAGATACGTGGAGTCTTTTGAGTCAAGATCCAATGAAATTTGGCTTGTTTTCCGTCATGAAGGCGTTTCCTTGTCAAAATTGATATATACTGTGGAGGAAATAGAACATGATGCTGATGAAGAAAAGGTTGAAGTGAAACGTCTTCAGGTATTGCGTCCCTCAAAGTGGTGGCATTGGCTGAAGACAACAGAAGCAGGAAAAGATGAAATGCGTAACCTTATATGGCAGTTG tTGATGGCAATCAAGTCCTGTCATGACCGCAACATTACCCACAGGGACATCAAACCCG AAAACATGGTGATATGCTTTGAAGATAAGGACACTGGTAAATGCTTAATAGGAGCTCCCAGTGGAGAGAGGAGCTATATTACCAAAAT GCGCATTATTGACTTCGGTAGTGCAATTGACGAGTTtacggtgaaacatttatacGGGTCAGCAGGACCTTCTAG GGCTGAGCAAACTTATGAGTACTCTCCTCCAGAAGCGTTTCTTAATGCTAGTTGGTATCAAGGGCCAACGGAATTGAATTTAAA GTACGATATGTGGAGTGTTGGAGTTGTGATTTTGGAGTTGATTTTGGGATCACCAAATGTTTTTCAAGTAAGTGCTTTAACACAAGCACTTCTAGATCCACATATAGGGGGTTGGAGTGAAAATCTCAAGGAGCTTGCATACAA ACTTAGGTCTTTCATGGAGTTGTGCATCTTAATTCCTGGGAGTTCCTCAAAACGTGAGTACACGACAGGACAA GGTGGAGCTTCACCTGCTTCCTGGAAATGCTCTGAAGATTTCTTTTCACAACAAATCAAGAGCAGGGATCCACTGAAACTCGG ATTTCCAAATGTGTGGGCTTTGCGGTTAGTGCGCCAACTATTACTCTGGAATCCA GAGGATCGATTGAGTGTTGATGATGCTTTGCGGCATCCTTATTTTCAACCTCCCAATGATTGA
- the LOC126686518 gene encoding uncharacterized protein LOC126686518 isoform X1: MLSVNRSFVLLGFVISLYVTRCCGGESSTCLTVYKDGGAPAVFESPKCPSWNLPNYDSRSRTTTGTASSGSSRCQSAMIQGRRKSQEDRTLCALDIRIPFPAGKTGVREVVVGIMAVFDGHNGAEASEMASKLLLEYFVLHTYFLLDATYSFVLKKSTGRLPSKREKDVIIRALNLDKRVGLHKLNFHRSEFYLPENFDDSFHLEILKEALLSAIHDIDATFSNEASRKNIDSGSTATIVMVADGQILVANIGDSKAFLCSEKFQSPAEAKATLLRLYREQRREGAASPLRYRDNLKSATSNGLAHLIVEELTRDHHPDRDDEKFRLETFGGYVHEWGGVSRVNGQLAVSRAIGDVNFKRYGVTSAPEVTDWRRLTTNDTYLVVASDGLFEKLSLQNVCDILWDVSSHGIMRSELSSSCSLSLAECLVNTAFEKGSLDNVATVIVPLGSFGIPQNLPKERCLGEGDMHCSLKGLKKFTSEDSANDITSDLVQLTHGLPVRVKFDRLLVEGKHWNFGCYYLSENLNDMDVVRALSNDTENYAYNLPQALPKVFSHQYGGPLHLYNDLNYCLHFEMTVGGAKDQCTNPEGFASFLGLLESIPFQDAGSNYGSTEYAMPDLRYVLKKRFGRGSYGEVWLAFYWNCHQDNDSSSWSVKNESMSSNSRPNANRRGSAHSTSHDCNAGTSDDDLLILKRIMVERGAAVYLSGLREKYFGEVFLNASRCLGDLLSDGIMTSLQEELQTDYDEQLQTNKSFFGFGNMLPNTFTMPGVSLEEGLNHIARYVESFESRSNEIWLVFRHEGVSLSKLIYTVEEIEHDADEEKVEVKRLQVLRPSKWWHWLKTTEAGKDEMRNLIWQLLMAIKSCHDRNITHRDIKPENMVICFEDKDTGKCLIGAPSGERSYITKMRIIDFGSAIDEFTVKHLYGSAGPSRAEQTYEYSPPEAFLNASWYQGPTELNLKYDMWSVGVVILELILGSPNVFQVSALTQALLDPHIGGWSENLKELAYKLRSFMELCILIPGSSSKREYTTGQGGASPASWKCSEDFFSQQIKSRDPLKLGFPNVWALRLVRQLLLWNPEDRLSVDDALRHPYFQPPND; this comes from the exons ATGTTATCAGTTAATCGGAGTTTCGTACTTCTAGGGTTCGTTATCTCTCTATACGTAACGAGATGTTGCGGCGGAGAATCGTCTACGTGTTTGACTGTGTATAAAGATGGCGGTGCGCCGGCGGTGTTCGAATCTCCAAAATGCCCTAGCTGGAACCTTCCTAACTACGATTCCCGATCGCGTACTACTACCGGTACGGCTTCCTCCGGCAGCAGTCGTTGCCAATCGGCGATGATTCAAGGTCGGAGAAAGTCTCAGGAGGATCGTACACTTTGCGCTCTCGATATTCGCATTCCATTTCCTG CAGGTAAGACAGGCGTTAGAGAGGTTGTAGTTGGAATTATGGCAGTTTTTGATGGACATAATGGTGCTGAGGCTAGTGAGATGGCTTCCAAGTTGTTGCTGGAGTATTTTGTTTTGCATACCTATTTTCTTTTGGATGCAACATATTCTTTTGTGTTGAAGAAATCTACTGGAAGATTGCCTAGTAAGAGAGAAAAGGATGTTATTATACGGGCGTTAAATTTGGATAAAAGAGTCGGACTGCATAAATTGAACTTTCATAG GTCTGAGTTTTATTTGCCAGAAAATTTTGATGATTCTTTCCATTTGGAAATTTTGAAGGAGGCATTATTGAGCGCAATCCATGATATTGATGCTACATTCTCTAAT GAAGCATCTCGAAAAAACATTGATTCAGGTTCCACGGCCACCATAGTTATGGTAGCAGATGGTCAAATTTTAGTTGCCAATATTGGGGATTCAAAGGCCTTTTTGTGCTCTGAAAAGTTTCAGTCTCCTGCAGAAGCAAAAG CCACTTTATTAAGACTTTACAGAGAACAGAGGCGCGAGGGGGCTGCTTCACCTTTAAGATATCGTGACAACCTGAAATCAGCCACATCAAATGGACTGGCACATCTTATTGTTGAGGAATTGACTAGAGACCACCATCCAGATAGAGATGATGAAAAGTTTAGATTGGAAACTTTTGGCGGATATGTTCATGAATGGGGTGGTGTGTCTCGAGTAAATGGTCAATTGGCTGTTTCCCGAGCTATTGGCGATGTGAATTTTAAGAG ATATGGTGTTACATCAGCACCTGAAGTGACAGATTGGCGACGTCTCACCACAAATGATACATATTTGGTGGTCGCATCTGATGGCCTGTTTGAGAAGTTGAGCCTACAAAATGTCTGTGATATACTTTGGGATGTAAGCAGTCATGGTATCATGAGATCGGAGCTTTCTTCTTCATGTTCACTTTCATTAGCTGAATGCTTGGTTAACACTGCCTTTGAAAAGGGCAGCCTGGACAATGTGGCAACTGTAATTGTTCCATTAGGATCTTTTGGAATTCCACAAAATCTACCAAAGGAAAGGTGTCTTGGAGAGGGAGACATGCATTGCTCATTAAAAGGACTAAAGAAGTTCACGAGTGAAGATTCAG CTAATGACATCACTTCTGATCTCGTACAGTTGACACATGGACTTCCAGTTCGTGTAAAGTTTGACAGGTTATTG gTTGAAGGAAAACATTGGAATTTCGGATGTTATTATTTGTCTGAGAACCTTAATGACATGGATGTGGTGCGAGCTCTAAGTAATGACACAGAAAATTATGCTTACAACCTACCTCAAGCTCTACCGAAGGTCTTCAGTCACCAATATG GAGGACCTCTACATTTGTATAACGACCTTAATTATTGCTTACATTTTGAGATGACTGTCGGTGGAGCTAAAGATCAATGCACTAATCCTGAAGGCTTTGCTAGTTTCCTTGGATTGCTTGAATCTATTCCATTTCAGGATGCTGGTTCAAATTATGGATCAACTGAGTATGCAATGCCTGATTTAAG ATATGTTTTAAAGAAAAGGTTTGGTCGAGGATCATATGGTGAAGTATGGCTAGCATTTTATTGGAATTGTCATCAAGATAACGATAGTTCAAGTTGGTCTGTAAAGAATGAAAGTATGTCATCTAATAGTCGTCCAAATGCAAATAGAAGAGGTTCAGCTCATAGCACTTCTCATGATTGCAATGCTGGTACTTCTGATGACGATCTGTTAATTTTGAAACGAATCATG GTGGAGAGAGGAGCTGCTGTTTACTTGAGTGGTCTACGGGAGAAGTATTTTGGTGAAGTTTTTCTAAATGCCTCCAGGTGTCTTGGAGACTTACTATCAGATGGAATCATGACTTCTTTACAAGAAGAGTTGCAAACAGATTATGATGAACAACTACAaacaaataaatcattttttggATTTGGGAATATGCTTCCAAACACATTTACAATGCCGGGTGTTTCTTTAGAAGAAGGTTTAAACCATATAGCGAGATACGTGGAGTCTTTTGAGTCAAGATCCAATGAAATTTGGCTTGTTTTCCGTCATGAAGGCGTTTCCTTGTCAAAATTGATATATACTGTGGAGGAAATAGAACATGATGCTGATGAAGAAAAGGTTGAAGTGAAACGTCTTCAGGTATTGCGTCCCTCAAAGTGGTGGCATTGGCTGAAGACAACAGAAGCAGGAAAAGATGAAATGCGTAACCTTATATGGCAGTTG tTGATGGCAATCAAGTCCTGTCATGACCGCAACATTACCCACAGGGACATCAAACCCG AAAACATGGTGATATGCTTTGAAGATAAGGACACTGGTAAATGCTTAATAGGAGCTCCCAGTGGAGAGAGGAGCTATATTACCAAAAT GCGCATTATTGACTTCGGTAGTGCAATTGACGAGTTtacggtgaaacatttatacGGGTCAGCAGGACCTTCTAG GGCTGAGCAAACTTATGAGTACTCTCCTCCAGAAGCGTTTCTTAATGCTAGTTGGTATCAAGGGCCAACGGAATTGAATTTAAA GTACGATATGTGGAGTGTTGGAGTTGTGATTTTGGAGTTGATTTTGGGATCACCAAATGTTTTTCAAGTAAGTGCTTTAACACAAGCACTTCTAGATCCACATATAGGGGGTTGGAGTGAAAATCTCAAGGAGCTTGCATACAA ACTTAGGTCTTTCATGGAGTTGTGCATCTTAATTCCTGGGAGTTCCTCAAAACGTGAGTACACGACAGGACAA GGTGGAGCTTCACCTGCTTCCTGGAAATGCTCTGAAGATTTCTTTTCACAACAAATCAAGAGCAGGGATCCACTGAAACTCGG ATTTCCAAATGTGTGGGCTTTGCGGTTAGTGCGCCAACTATTACTCTGGAATCCA GAGGATCGATTGAGTGTTGATGATGCTTTGCGGCATCCTTATTTTCAACCTCCCAATGATTGA
- the LOC126686518 gene encoding uncharacterized protein LOC126686518 isoform X2: protein MLSVNRSFVLLGFVISLYVTRCCGGESSTCLTVYKDGGAPAVFESPKCPSWNLPNYDSRSRTTTGTASSGSSRCQSAMIQGRRKSQEDRTLCALDIRIPFPGKTGVREVVVGIMAVFDGHNGAEASEMASKLLLEYFVLHTYFLLDATYSFVLKKSTGRLPSKREKDVIIRALNLDKRVGLHKLNFHRSEFYLPENFDDSFHLEILKEALLSAIHDIDATFSNEASRKNIDSGSTATIVMVADGQILVANIGDSKAFLCSEKFQSPAEAKATLLRLYREQRREGAASPLRYRDNLKSATSNGLAHLIVEELTRDHHPDRDDEKFRLETFGGYVHEWGGVSRVNGQLAVSRAIGDVNFKRYGVTSAPEVTDWRRLTTNDTYLVVASDGLFEKLSLQNVCDILWDVSSHGIMRSELSSSCSLSLAECLVNTAFEKGSLDNVATVIVPLGSFGIPQNLPKERCLGEGDMHCSLKGLKKFTSEDSANDITSDLVQLTHGLPVRVKFDRLLVEGKHWNFGCYYLSENLNDMDVVRALSNDTENYAYNLPQALPKVFSHQYGGPLHLYNDLNYCLHFEMTVGGAKDQCTNPEGFASFLGLLESIPFQDAGSNYGSTEYAMPDLRYVLKKRFGRGSYGEVWLAFYWNCHQDNDSSSWSVKNESMSSNSRPNANRRGSAHSTSHDCNAGTSDDDLLILKRIMVERGAAVYLSGLREKYFGEVFLNASRCLGDLLSDGIMTSLQEELQTDYDEQLQTNKSFFGFGNMLPNTFTMPGVSLEEGLNHIARYVESFESRSNEIWLVFRHEGVSLSKLIYTVEEIEHDADEEKVEVKRLQVLRPSKWWHWLKTTEAGKDEMRNLIWQLLMAIKSCHDRNITHRDIKPENMVICFEDKDTGKCLIGAPSGERSYITKMRIIDFGSAIDEFTVKHLYGSAGPSRAEQTYEYSPPEAFLNASWYQGPTELNLKYDMWSVGVVILELILGSPNVFQVSALTQALLDPHIGGWSENLKELAYKLRSFMELCILIPGSSSKREYTTGQGGASPASWKCSEDFFSQQIKSRDPLKLGFPNVWALRLVRQLLLWNPEDRLSVDDALRHPYFQPPND, encoded by the exons ATGTTATCAGTTAATCGGAGTTTCGTACTTCTAGGGTTCGTTATCTCTCTATACGTAACGAGATGTTGCGGCGGAGAATCGTCTACGTGTTTGACTGTGTATAAAGATGGCGGTGCGCCGGCGGTGTTCGAATCTCCAAAATGCCCTAGCTGGAACCTTCCTAACTACGATTCCCGATCGCGTACTACTACCGGTACGGCTTCCTCCGGCAGCAGTCGTTGCCAATCGGCGATGATTCAAGGTCGGAGAAAGTCTCAGGAGGATCGTACACTTTGCGCTCTCGATATTCGCATTCCATTTCCTG GTAAGACAGGCGTTAGAGAGGTTGTAGTTGGAATTATGGCAGTTTTTGATGGACATAATGGTGCTGAGGCTAGTGAGATGGCTTCCAAGTTGTTGCTGGAGTATTTTGTTTTGCATACCTATTTTCTTTTGGATGCAACATATTCTTTTGTGTTGAAGAAATCTACTGGAAGATTGCCTAGTAAGAGAGAAAAGGATGTTATTATACGGGCGTTAAATTTGGATAAAAGAGTCGGACTGCATAAATTGAACTTTCATAG GTCTGAGTTTTATTTGCCAGAAAATTTTGATGATTCTTTCCATTTGGAAATTTTGAAGGAGGCATTATTGAGCGCAATCCATGATATTGATGCTACATTCTCTAAT GAAGCATCTCGAAAAAACATTGATTCAGGTTCCACGGCCACCATAGTTATGGTAGCAGATGGTCAAATTTTAGTTGCCAATATTGGGGATTCAAAGGCCTTTTTGTGCTCTGAAAAGTTTCAGTCTCCTGCAGAAGCAAAAG CCACTTTATTAAGACTTTACAGAGAACAGAGGCGCGAGGGGGCTGCTTCACCTTTAAGATATCGTGACAACCTGAAATCAGCCACATCAAATGGACTGGCACATCTTATTGTTGAGGAATTGACTAGAGACCACCATCCAGATAGAGATGATGAAAAGTTTAGATTGGAAACTTTTGGCGGATATGTTCATGAATGGGGTGGTGTGTCTCGAGTAAATGGTCAATTGGCTGTTTCCCGAGCTATTGGCGATGTGAATTTTAAGAG ATATGGTGTTACATCAGCACCTGAAGTGACAGATTGGCGACGTCTCACCACAAATGATACATATTTGGTGGTCGCATCTGATGGCCTGTTTGAGAAGTTGAGCCTACAAAATGTCTGTGATATACTTTGGGATGTAAGCAGTCATGGTATCATGAGATCGGAGCTTTCTTCTTCATGTTCACTTTCATTAGCTGAATGCTTGGTTAACACTGCCTTTGAAAAGGGCAGCCTGGACAATGTGGCAACTGTAATTGTTCCATTAGGATCTTTTGGAATTCCACAAAATCTACCAAAGGAAAGGTGTCTTGGAGAGGGAGACATGCATTGCTCATTAAAAGGACTAAAGAAGTTCACGAGTGAAGATTCAG CTAATGACATCACTTCTGATCTCGTACAGTTGACACATGGACTTCCAGTTCGTGTAAAGTTTGACAGGTTATTG gTTGAAGGAAAACATTGGAATTTCGGATGTTATTATTTGTCTGAGAACCTTAATGACATGGATGTGGTGCGAGCTCTAAGTAATGACACAGAAAATTATGCTTACAACCTACCTCAAGCTCTACCGAAGGTCTTCAGTCACCAATATG GAGGACCTCTACATTTGTATAACGACCTTAATTATTGCTTACATTTTGAGATGACTGTCGGTGGAGCTAAAGATCAATGCACTAATCCTGAAGGCTTTGCTAGTTTCCTTGGATTGCTTGAATCTATTCCATTTCAGGATGCTGGTTCAAATTATGGATCAACTGAGTATGCAATGCCTGATTTAAG ATATGTTTTAAAGAAAAGGTTTGGTCGAGGATCATATGGTGAAGTATGGCTAGCATTTTATTGGAATTGTCATCAAGATAACGATAGTTCAAGTTGGTCTGTAAAGAATGAAAGTATGTCATCTAATAGTCGTCCAAATGCAAATAGAAGAGGTTCAGCTCATAGCACTTCTCATGATTGCAATGCTGGTACTTCTGATGACGATCTGTTAATTTTGAAACGAATCATG GTGGAGAGAGGAGCTGCTGTTTACTTGAGTGGTCTACGGGAGAAGTATTTTGGTGAAGTTTTTCTAAATGCCTCCAGGTGTCTTGGAGACTTACTATCAGATGGAATCATGACTTCTTTACAAGAAGAGTTGCAAACAGATTATGATGAACAACTACAaacaaataaatcattttttggATTTGGGAATATGCTTCCAAACACATTTACAATGCCGGGTGTTTCTTTAGAAGAAGGTTTAAACCATATAGCGAGATACGTGGAGTCTTTTGAGTCAAGATCCAATGAAATTTGGCTTGTTTTCCGTCATGAAGGCGTTTCCTTGTCAAAATTGATATATACTGTGGAGGAAATAGAACATGATGCTGATGAAGAAAAGGTTGAAGTGAAACGTCTTCAGGTATTGCGTCCCTCAAAGTGGTGGCATTGGCTGAAGACAACAGAAGCAGGAAAAGATGAAATGCGTAACCTTATATGGCAGTTG tTGATGGCAATCAAGTCCTGTCATGACCGCAACATTACCCACAGGGACATCAAACCCG AAAACATGGTGATATGCTTTGAAGATAAGGACACTGGTAAATGCTTAATAGGAGCTCCCAGTGGAGAGAGGAGCTATATTACCAAAAT GCGCATTATTGACTTCGGTAGTGCAATTGACGAGTTtacggtgaaacatttatacGGGTCAGCAGGACCTTCTAG GGCTGAGCAAACTTATGAGTACTCTCCTCCAGAAGCGTTTCTTAATGCTAGTTGGTATCAAGGGCCAACGGAATTGAATTTAAA GTACGATATGTGGAGTGTTGGAGTTGTGATTTTGGAGTTGATTTTGGGATCACCAAATGTTTTTCAAGTAAGTGCTTTAACACAAGCACTTCTAGATCCACATATAGGGGGTTGGAGTGAAAATCTCAAGGAGCTTGCATACAA ACTTAGGTCTTTCATGGAGTTGTGCATCTTAATTCCTGGGAGTTCCTCAAAACGTGAGTACACGACAGGACAA GGTGGAGCTTCACCTGCTTCCTGGAAATGCTCTGAAGATTTCTTTTCACAACAAATCAAGAGCAGGGATCCACTGAAACTCGG ATTTCCAAATGTGTGGGCTTTGCGGTTAGTGCGCCAACTATTACTCTGGAATCCA GAGGATCGATTGAGTGTTGATGATGCTTTGCGGCATCCTTATTTTCAACCTCCCAATGATTGA